The Xenorhabdus doucetiae genome has a window encoding:
- the fes gene encoding enterochelin esterase — MKLVFQPSGTADNLLSAPHVGSELWWENMAILGTPIIETAKNHQVKTTFFWRAPNGNEQNSNFRRVYIDINGITDHHRPQPQSLQRLPGTDIWYWSVTLEDDWRGSYRFIPVTETHLSPEFSDEIKQRKQQQREWWISLFPLSIPDPLNRQGCHRNGLGLPLSAIHMPHAPEQTAWSHAVQPGKQSPVLLHWHSDRLNNQRRVWLYATGEETTHPRPLIILLDGLTWAERMPIFPVIDVATEKRQIPEAVWLLIDVIDMPHRERELPCNPDFWQAIQDELLPLVAQHAAFSDDPEQTVIAGQSYGGLAALYAALHWPQRFGCVLTQSGSFWWPDSKIVRQFMPSSEQKPGWLTQQVLEQKVTPSSLKIFQEAGFREADIHFVNDQMHAALQEAGHNVNYRVFNGGHDVLCWRGGLIDGLSWLLAVNEQQVCRSVAATRRL; from the coding sequence ATGAAGTTAGTCTTTCAGCCATCAGGTACGGCAGATAATTTATTGTCTGCTCCTCATGTTGGCAGCGAATTATGGTGGGAAAATATGGCTATTCTAGGAACCCCCATTATAGAAACTGCCAAGAATCATCAAGTTAAAACGACTTTCTTTTGGCGAGCCCCCAACGGGAATGAACAAAACTCAAATTTTCGCCGAGTCTATATCGATATCAATGGCATCACGGATCACCACCGCCCACAGCCGCAGAGCCTGCAACGATTACCCGGAACGGATATCTGGTATTGGTCAGTGACCCTTGAAGATGACTGGAGAGGAAGTTATCGATTTATACCTGTCACTGAAACACATTTATCCCCTGAATTTTCCGATGAGATCAAACAGCGCAAACAACAGCAACGTGAATGGTGGATTTCACTCTTTCCATTGTCTATTCCCGATCCTTTAAATCGACAGGGCTGCCATCGTAATGGGCTTGGCCTGCCTTTATCGGCAATTCATATGCCCCATGCACCTGAACAGACCGCATGGTCACATGCCGTGCAACCCGGTAAACAATCGCCTGTGCTTTTGCATTGGCACAGTGATCGGCTGAACAATCAAAGGCGTGTCTGGCTTTATGCCACAGGGGAAGAAACCACGCATCCTCGTCCTCTTATCATTCTTTTGGATGGGCTGACTTGGGCAGAGAGAATGCCGATTTTTCCGGTCATTGATGTCGCAACTGAAAAGCGGCAGATACCAGAGGCGGTTTGGCTGTTGATTGACGTTATTGATATGCCTCATCGAGAGCGAGAGCTTCCCTGCAACCCGGATTTTTGGCAAGCGATTCAGGATGAACTGTTACCGCTTGTCGCACAGCATGCTGCTTTCAGCGATGATCCTGAACAAACGGTGATAGCAGGACAAAGCTACGGTGGGTTGGCAGCACTGTATGCTGCGCTTCATTGGCCGCAACGCTTTGGTTGTGTCCTGACGCAATCGGGATCTTTCTGGTGGCCTGATAGCAAAATTGTTCGGCAATTTATGCCCTCTTCTGAACAGAAACCTGGTTGGCTGACACAGCAGGTTCTTGAGCAAAAAGTGACGCCTTCGTCATTGAAAATCTTTCAGGAAGCGGGATTCCGTGAAGCGGATATCCATTTTGTGAATGATCAAATGCATGCTGCATTGCAAGAGGCAGGGCACAACGTGAATTATCGCGTGTTTAATGGTGGGCATGATGTGCTGTGCTGGCGCGGTGGATTAATTGATGGCCTGAGTTGGTTGCTGGCAGTGAACGAGCAACAGGTTTGTCGTTCCGTGGCAGCAACACGACGTTTGTAA
- a CDS encoding DMT family transporter, producing the protein MNFKNYSKTTGHIQVALAMCLVGSSIPVGKVISSEIPVFLASFLRFSIAALLIIPLHYRIIGPLKLPTLRVSMLLCVQALLGVFLFSIFLLLGLQYTAAVNAGVILGMLPAVNALLSILILREKLNWRYSIGIFLSVLGAVLLEVRSVSCGGFSIGWIGMLLIIAAVFCESAFSVVGKISGLSLSAFTISCWVTLIGFISFMPFAVYEFISFNYRSISGMTWLLLIYYGSVVTVLGFILFYAGLSKISSMAAGVYMAFAPLSAMVIAVSLLEEAFHMTDAFSALLILLAVLVIGTRTNRTAQ; encoded by the coding sequence ATGAATTTTAAAAACTATTCTAAAACTACAGGTCATATTCAGGTTGCCTTAGCTATGTGCTTAGTAGGTAGCTCAATTCCTGTTGGTAAAGTTATCAGTTCCGAGATACCTGTATTTTTGGCATCATTCTTGCGTTTTTCTATTGCTGCATTATTAATTATTCCTCTGCATTACAGAATCATTGGCCCGTTAAAATTACCGACACTTAGAGTATCAATGCTACTTTGTGTTCAGGCACTTCTGGGCGTTTTTCTGTTTTCAATATTTTTATTATTAGGATTGCAATACACTGCGGCAGTTAATGCCGGAGTGATCTTGGGAATGCTGCCAGCAGTAAATGCACTGTTATCCATTTTAATATTACGTGAGAAACTGAATTGGCGTTATTCAATAGGTATTTTTCTGTCAGTATTGGGAGCCGTGTTACTTGAAGTACGTTCAGTGAGTTGTGGTGGGTTTAGTATCGGTTGGATAGGGATGTTATTGATTATTGCTGCCGTGTTTTGTGAATCAGCATTTTCTGTTGTTGGTAAGATCTCTGGTTTGAGCCTATCAGCATTTACAATTTCTTGCTGGGTGACTTTGATTGGTTTTATTTCTTTTATGCCGTTTGCTGTTTATGAATTTATTTCATTTAACTATCGTTCTATTTCGGGTATGACCTGGTTGCTTCTAATCTATTACGGAAGTGTTGTCACAGTCTTAGGATTTATCTTATTTTATGCTGGATTGTCAAAAATTTCATCTATGGCTGCTGGCGTGTATATGGCATTTGCACCGCTTTCAGCAATGGTCATTGCTGTTTCTTTATTAGAGGAGGCGTTTCACATGACAGATGCATTCTCTGCTCTATTGATCCTACTCGCTGTGCTGGTTATTGGGACACGAACCAATAGGACCGCTCAATAG